ACTTTCTCACTGATCTCCGGAGAACAGAAGCCTCCGAGAGGTGGAGACTCTCGATTTCTTGTTATGAACCTCTAAGAACCCAGAATCCGACTCGTCGTGATACCATCCCACCGATCTCTGCGCCTCCTGTACGATCTGCGATATACCTGTAATCCAAAACAGCACCGATCGCATTAATGGGAAAAAAGAAATGAGAGAATCaactggagagagagagagtgtgaaaGAGAAAGAACCTTCTCTGACGGATTGCTTGTTGTTGCGGATATCGTGGATGGTCGCGGAGATCTTCCAGTAGAGAGGTCGGCCGACGTAGAACAAAACGGCCGTTAAAGCCATCAGGATCAATACACGGAACCAGATTCTCGTTGGTGTTGGAGACGCCATTGATGATTGATTGATCCTCGGTGGAGTGATCAAAAgctaaaaagagagagatgataGAGAAACTCGATaaagcaaaaaataataataataatatggaagaaaaagaaagaaaatcacaTTTGCCCAAACAGATCAATTACGCCACGTTCAGTTAGGAACTGCAGCTCTGAGAGTATTCAAGTATctcctttgtatttttttataaaatatttggacTCAATAGGGATAGAGGGATCTCATTCGTTAAATACTAGTTTACATACAAAATGAACGACAGGGATTGAAGTGATCAAGGGGAAAAATGGATCTTTTTAAGACACTCTAGCATCATTATGAAGAGCTCTATGCTATTCTGAAAATGACTTTTtaagtggtggtggtggctggTGAACTATTCTTGTCAGTCCATTTAACCATGATGGCcagaataataaatatatgggGCTTGTGACaaaactataaagtataaacgtATCAAACACTACTCAACTTCACACTAATTGCCTAATGTGAAACATTTTAACAATGATGATGGACACGCTAAAAGAATAAACCTATTCCCAACTCATAACACTCAAACAAAAACCCTAAGCCTCACCACTGGAACAAGCTCAAGCCTTGTCTTCCCTTTCATCTCAGGCACCATCTGGGATGAAGATTCACAAGGTTTCTGTCTTACCATCATTCAACAAAAGTCTGGATGAAACTGAATGAAGAATCTTATAAACACTTGAAGCGATAAACACTTGAAGCGACAACTGATAAAGCTCATAAACAAAAGATTATTTATCCGGAAATTCATTCTGTGCTGCTTAAAGAACCTTCAAACAGTGAAAGTCATTTCCTTGTCTTTGAAAACATttaagaggaaaaaaaaaatggtgatgacaaaaacaaaaagaagtagAGAGTAAAGCTCATTCAAAAATGaacatttttctttattaagagattacaaattaaaaaaaaaaaacatgacaaTAGCATGTGATTCTTCTCACTTCAGGGGACACACTTTCTCGAAGGCTTCTTGCTCTTTCCTACACAGATCAAACTCGTTGGTGTAGTAATACATACACCCAACATAGTCATCCATCTCCTTCTGGCACTTCTGGTGTAGATCCTTCAGCCTGCAGAATCCATCAAACCGTCAACAACAAAACTAAATAATGTCGCAATGTTTAATCAACAACATTAATCTACGGTCTGACCGATGCAAATTGATGTAATGAAACAGATTATGATTGATTATGTTCAAAATTTCTTCATTGCTATAAGAGCAAACAACTTCTAAACAACAAAACTGGAGTCTTAAACCAACATTCCAAGGGAAGCAGTTGAATTCTTTACGAGTTTTAACTTACggagagaaaaaaacaataggATGTTGTGAACATAAGCATTGTATGAATCTGTTTCTACTATGTCTGAATGAGACAGCTGGTTACTCTATTACTTGGTGTATGCCAGATTCAACAATATCATAACAGGGAAAAAAAGAATTATCTCAATGAGCTCTACGGTTTGAAGATAATACTTACAAGCCAAGCACGCAGCGAGTGACGTCACGACCCTTGTCGAGACACTTCTCGGGGTTAGGATCATTCTTCTTGCATTTGAGGAACGCAACGTTCTCAGGCATACATCTTAAACCTATATGCTTCGCCGACGCAGTCAACACTGCAGATGTAGGGATCGGGTTACCCGTCGCGTCCACAGCAGCACTCGACATAGCTCCGGAAAAAATTCGAAATCCCTAAAACCCGAATCCAAAgggtaaaaaaaatcaaaatcgcAATCTTCCCggttaattaaaagaaaaatcaaaatttcaacGATCCAGAGTAGAAGAATCTAAGAGCAGATAACGATCATCGTCATACCTTTTTTTAAACGGATCGATTTGGATATTT
This window of the Raphanus sativus cultivar WK10039 unplaced genomic scaffold, ASM80110v3 Scaffold0130, whole genome shotgun sequence genome carries:
- the LOC108847500 gene encoding NADH dehydrogenase [ubiquinone] 1 alpha subcomplex subunit 8-B; the encoded protein is MSSAAVDATGNPIPTSAVLTASAKHIGLRCMPENVAFLKCKKNDPNPEKCLDKGRDVTRCVLGLLKDLHQKCQKEMDDYVGCMYYYTNEFDLCRKEQEAFEKVCPLK
- the LOC130501221 gene encoding uncharacterized protein LOC130501221, with protein sequence MASPTPTRIWFRVLILMALTAVLFYVGRPLYWKISATIHDIRNNKQSVREGISQIVQEAQRSVGWYHDESDSGFLEVHNKKSRVSTSRRLLFSGDQ